In one window of uncultured Acetobacteroides sp. DNA:
- the uvrA gene encoding excinuclease ABC subunit UvrA, which produces MGEEECITVLGARVHNLRDIDVTIPRNALTVITGLSGSGKSSLAFETIYAEGQRRYLETLSAYARQFMGNMERPDVDKITGLSPVIAIEQKTTNKNPRSTVGTITEVYDFMRLLFARASIAYSKNTGEQMVRYTDDQIVDLIIERMEGKKAAVLAPLVKGRKGHYKELFEQLVKKGFLYARVDGNILEIKSGMKLDRYKVHHVELVIDKLVVKADDRKRLRDSVVTAMSQGKGTIMVLDYESEDARFYSRHLMCPSTGISYNEPAPHSFSFNSPQGACPHCNGLGHVVELDVEKIIPNPKLSIRKGGIEPIGAFKNSLIFWQLEAIGRKYGFTLNDPIEDIPEDAMNIILYGSDETFRLAETPMGTTGYVMSFDGVVAYISRDDDDSEKAKKKIEQFTRYITCPDCKGTRLKEEALFFRFADKNISELSDMDIESLYHWFLQVDDNLNSKQKAIARDILKEIRERLHFLLDVGLSYLSLSRSSGTLSGGESQRIRLATQIGSKLVNVLYILDEPSIGLHQRDNMKLITSLKQLRDTGNSVIVVEHDEDMMKEADYIVDMGPRAGAHGGEVVAVGPFDTIKNANSLTGKYLRGELKIPVPEKRREGNGKFIAIKGATGNNLKDVSVKLPLGTFICVTGVSGSGKSTLINGTLHPILSKHFYRSLKDPMSYAAIEGIEHIDKVIDVDQSPIGRTPRSNPATYTNVLGDIRKLFESTPESKIRGFKAGRFSFNVKGGRCEECKGAGVQTIEMNFLPDVYVTCKTCNGKRYNRETLEVRYKGKSISDVLNMTIDQASVFFEHIPAIYQKVKALQDVGLGYITLGQPSTTLSGGESQRVKLATELAKRDTGNTLYILDEPTTGLHFDDVRQLLEVLQKLVERGNTMIVIEHNLDVIKVADHIIDMGPEGGAGGGLVVATGTPEEVAKKRKSYTGQFLKEYLR; this is translated from the coding sequence ATGGGCGAAGAGGAGTGCATCACCGTGCTGGGTGCGCGGGTGCACAACCTCCGCGACATCGACGTTACCATACCGCGCAACGCGCTTACCGTGATTACGGGCTTGAGCGGTAGCGGCAAATCGTCGCTGGCGTTCGAAACGATTTACGCCGAGGGGCAGCGCCGCTACCTGGAGACGCTATCGGCCTACGCCCGCCAGTTTATGGGCAACATGGAGCGCCCCGATGTTGACAAGATCACCGGGTTGAGCCCCGTTATCGCCATTGAGCAGAAGACGACCAACAAGAATCCCCGCTCGACGGTGGGCACCATCACCGAGGTGTACGACTTCATGCGCCTGCTCTTTGCTCGCGCCTCCATCGCCTACTCCAAGAATACGGGCGAGCAGATGGTGCGCTACACCGACGACCAGATTGTCGACCTCATCATCGAAAGAATGGAGGGCAAGAAGGCTGCCGTTCTTGCTCCGCTGGTAAAGGGACGCAAGGGGCACTACAAGGAGCTTTTCGAGCAGCTGGTGAAGAAGGGATTCCTCTACGCCAGGGTCGATGGGAACATCCTAGAGATAAAGAGCGGCATGAAGCTGGATCGCTACAAGGTGCACCACGTGGAGCTGGTTATCGACAAGCTGGTGGTGAAGGCCGACGACCGCAAGCGCCTTCGCGACTCGGTGGTTACGGCCATGAGCCAGGGCAAGGGCACCATCATGGTGCTCGACTACGAGTCCGAAGATGCCCGCTTCTACAGCCGCCACCTGATGTGCCCCTCCACGGGCATATCGTACAACGAGCCTGCCCCCCACTCCTTCTCGTTCAACTCGCCACAAGGTGCCTGCCCGCACTGCAACGGCTTGGGGCACGTGGTGGAGCTCGACGTGGAGAAGATTATCCCCAACCCCAAGCTGAGCATCCGAAAAGGCGGCATCGAACCAATCGGTGCCTTTAAGAACTCGCTTATCTTTTGGCAGCTCGAGGCCATTGGCCGCAAGTACGGCTTCACGCTCAACGACCCCATCGAGGATATCCCGGAGGATGCCATGAACATCATCCTCTACGGCTCCGACGAAACCTTCCGCCTAGCCGAAACGCCCATGGGCACCACGGGCTACGTGATGAGCTTCGACGGCGTGGTGGCGTACATCAGCCGCGACGACGACGACAGCGAGAAGGCCAAAAAGAAGATTGAACAGTTTACCCGCTATATCACCTGTCCCGACTGCAAGGGCACTCGCCTAAAAGAAGAGGCGCTCTTCTTCCGGTTTGCGGATAAGAATATTTCCGAGCTGTCGGACATGGACATCGAGAGCCTTTACCACTGGTTCCTGCAGGTGGACGATAATCTTAACAGCAAGCAGAAGGCCATTGCCCGCGACATCCTTAAGGAGATCCGCGAGCGGCTGCACTTCCTGCTCGACGTGGGCTTGAGCTACCTGTCGCTGAGCCGCAGCTCGGGCACGCTCTCGGGCGGTGAGAGCCAGCGCATCCGCCTGGCTACGCAAATCGGGTCGAAGCTGGTGAACGTGCTCTACATCCTGGATGAGCCCAGCATCGGGCTGCACCAGCGCGACAACATGAAGCTCATCACCTCGCTCAAGCAGCTGCGCGACACCGGCAACTCGGTGATCGTGGTGGAGCACGACGAGGATATGATGAAGGAGGCCGACTACATCGTAGACATGGGCCCCCGCGCCGGAGCCCACGGAGGCGAGGTGGTGGCCGTTGGCCCTTTCGACACGATAAAAAATGCAAACTCGCTAACCGGGAAGTACCTGCGCGGCGAGCTGAAGATACCCGTACCCGAGAAGCGCCGCGAGGGCAACGGAAAGTTCATCGCCATAAAGGGGGCAACGGGGAACAACCTCAAGGACGTATCGGTGAAGCTGCCGCTGGGCACCTTCATCTGCGTGACGGGCGTATCGGGCAGCGGCAAGTCCACCCTCATCAACGGCACGCTGCACCCCATCCTCAGCAAGCACTTCTACCGTTCGCTGAAGGACCCGATGAGCTACGCGGCCATCGAAGGGATAGAGCACATCGACAAGGTGATCGACGTAGACCAATCGCCCATTGGCCGCACGCCCCGCTCGAACCCCGCCACCTACACCAACGTGCTTGGCGACATCCGCAAGCTGTTCGAGTCGACCCCCGAGTCGAAGATCCGAGGCTTTAAGGCGGGCCGATTCTCGTTCAACGTGAAGGGCGGCCGCTGCGAGGAGTGCAAGGGCGCCGGGGTGCAAACCATCGAGATGAACTTCCTGCCCGACGTGTACGTCACCTGCAAAACCTGCAACGGCAAGCGCTACAACCGCGAGACGCTGGAGGTGCGCTACAAGGGCAAGTCCATCAGCGACGTGCTGAACATGACCATCGACCAGGCATCGGTCTTCTTCGAGCACATCCCCGCCATCTACCAAAAGGTAAAGGCGCTGCAGGATGTGGGCCTGGGCTACATCACCCTTGGGCAACCCTCCACCACCCTGTCGGGCGGCGAGAGCCAGCGCGTGAAGCTGGCCACCGAGCTGGCCAAGCGCGATACCGGCAATACCTTATACATCCTCGACGAGCCCACCACCGGCCTCCACTTCGACGACGTGCGCCAGCTGCTGGAGGTGCTCCAGAAGCTGGTGGAGAGGGGCAACACCATGATCGTCATCGAGCACAACCTCGACGTGATTAAGGTGGCCGACCACATCATCGATATGGGCCCCGAGGGCGGCGCCGGCGGCGGACTGGTGGTGGCCACCGGAACGCCCGAAGAGGTAGCCAAGAAGAGGAAGAGCTACACGGGGCAGTTCCTGAAGGAGTACCTTAGATAG
- a CDS encoding lytic transglycosylase domain-containing protein, with amino-acid sequence MKTRYITAIALALILSSTIANADDEKGIRSERTIPAVETPALPKAITFADEAVPLQNFDTYESLEREILVNTFWQSQTLFNLKQASRYFAQIEPILKANNVPDDIKYIAVAESSLQNVVSPAKAAGPWQILEGTAKQYGLEVNENVDERYNIEKATEAAVTYLKRAKDSLGSWTLAAASYNIGLTGLKRHMTRQQQSSYYDLLLGDETGRYVFRILAFKIILNDPKAYGFDFGENDRYPELQYTEVKVDYAIDDLASFAIANKTSYKLLKLYNPWLRSNILPKNEGKTYIIKLPKEGFRENAYKQR; translated from the coding sequence ATGAAGACACGTTATATCACGGCGATTGCCCTTGCGCTGATACTTTCCAGCACAATAGCCAACGCCGACGATGAGAAAGGAATAAGATCAGAAAGAACTATTCCAGCGGTAGAAACCCCCGCCCTCCCCAAAGCCATTACCTTCGCAGATGAAGCGGTGCCCCTACAGAACTTCGACACCTACGAAAGCCTCGAGCGCGAAATTCTGGTGAACACCTTTTGGCAATCGCAAACGCTTTTCAACCTTAAGCAGGCTTCGCGATACTTCGCTCAAATAGAGCCAATACTAAAGGCGAACAACGTTCCCGACGACATCAAGTACATTGCCGTGGCCGAAAGCAGCCTGCAAAACGTGGTATCGCCAGCAAAGGCAGCCGGTCCCTGGCAGATCCTCGAAGGTACCGCCAAGCAGTACGGGCTAGAGGTGAACGAAAATGTTGATGAGCGTTACAACATCGAAAAGGCAACTGAAGCGGCTGTTACCTACCTGAAGCGAGCAAAAGATTCGTTGGGTAGCTGGACGCTGGCAGCCGCATCGTACAACATCGGACTCACTGGGCTAAAGCGCCACATGACCCGCCAGCAGCAATCCTCGTACTACGACCTGCTCCTTGGCGACGAAACGGGCCGCTATGTCTTCCGCATCCTTGCTTTCAAAATCATCTTAAATGATCCTAAGGCATACGGCTTCGACTTTGGCGAGAACGACCGCTACCCCGAGCTACAGTACACCGAGGTTAAGGTAGACTACGCCATCGACGATTTGGCCAGCTTTGCCATTGCCAACAAAACCAGCTACAAGCTGCTGAAGCTGTACAACCCTTGGTTGCGCAGCAACATCCTCCCCAAGAACGAGGGAAAGACCTACATTATTAAGCTACCGAAAGAAGGTTTCAGAGAGAATGCCTACAAACAACGATAA